Proteins from one Aythya fuligula isolate bAytFul2 chromosome 11, bAytFul2.pri, whole genome shotgun sequence genomic window:
- the CCNB2 gene encoding G2/mitotic-specific cyclin-B2, translating to MAVTRRAAITMGVENAVTELNGKAKTQVTAKRAALEEIGNKVTTRGTRAAKKTDCFKPSAKPSKMTNTIVQPKRPAAVKQVFKETTVPKVLSPVPMDVSMQEEDLCQAFSDVLLNNVEDIDAEDCGNPQLCSDYVKDIYLYLRQLELQQSVRPHYLDGKTINGRMRAILVDWLVQVHSRFQLLQETLYMCVAIMDRFLQTYSVSRKRLQLVGVTALLLASKYEEMFSPDVADFVYITDNAYTGAEVREMEMTILKELNFDLGRPLPLHFLRRASKAGEADAEQHTLAKYLMELTLIDYDMVHHHPSEIAAAALCLSQKILGQNKWGTKQQYYTGYAEDSLVMTMKHMAKNVVKVNGNLTKYTAIKNKYASSKLLRISTISQLNGKTIKDLASSLL from the exons ATGGCCGTAACGCGCCGCGCAGCC atCACCATGGGGGTGGAGAATGCTGTGACTGAACTTAATGGTAAAGCCAAAACCCAAGTGACTGCTAAAAGGGCTGCTTTGgaagaaataggaaacaaaGTTACAACAAGAGGAACGCGTGCAGCTAAG AAAACAGACTGCTTCAAACCATCCGCAAAGCCCAGTAAGATGACGAATACAATCGTACAGCCTAAACGTCCTGCTGCTGTGAAACAAGTGTTCAAAGAAACTACTGTTCCAAAG GTTCTGTCTCCTGTCCCTATGGATGTATCTATGCAAGAAGAGGATTTGTGCCAAGCTTTCTCGGATGTGTTGCTCAACAATGTAGAAGACATCGATGCTGAGGACTGTGGGAATCCCCAGCTCTGTAGTGACTACGTAAAGGATATCTATCTGTATCTGAGACAGCTTGAG CTGCAGCAGTCGGTGCGCCCACATTACCTTGACGGGAAGACGATCAATGGGCGTATGCGTGCAATTTTAGTTGACTGGCTTGTCCAGGTCCACTCAAGATTCCAGCTTCTGCAGGAAACACTGTACATGTGTGTTGCGATTATGGACCGTTTCTTACAA ACTTATTCAGTATCTCGTAAGAGACTTCAGTTGGTAGGTGTAACAGCGCTGCTTCTAGCTTCAAAATATGAAGAGATGTTCTCTCCTGATGTAGCAGACTTTGTTTACATTACTGACAACGCTTACACTGGTGCTGAAGTTAGAGAAATGGAGATGACAATACTTAAAGAGTTGAACTTTGATTTGGGGCGGCCTCTTCCACTTCATTTCTTAAGAAGAGCATCAAAAGCTGGAGAG GCTGATGCTGAGCAACATACACTAGCAAAATACCTGATGGAATTGACATTGATAGACTATGACATGGTACACCATCATCCTTCAGAGATTGCAGCAGCTGCGCTATGCTTGTCTCAAAAGATTCTGGGACAGAACAAATGG GGTACAAAGCAGCAGTACTACACTGGGTATGCAGAAGACAGTCTTGTGATGACTATGAAGCATATGGCCAAGAATGTGGTTAAAGTAAATGGGAACTTAACAAAATACACT GCTATAAAGAACAAGTATGCAAGTAGCAAACTCCTGAGGATCAGCACAATCTCTCAACTGAACGGCAAGACAATCAAGGACCTAGCATCATCACTCTTATGA